A stretch of the Bacteroidota bacterium genome encodes the following:
- a CDS encoding response regulator transcription factor, with protein MKILLVEDEVSLGDSIITFLKKEGHLCEWVKNFNAGDEKVSLYQYDCALIDIGLPGGSGLDIVKALKKNNPKTGIIIVSAKNSLDDKITGLDLGADDYITKPFHFAELNSRLNSVLRRRNFEGNKEIVFEKIKIIPDKQEVSVNGKNISLTKKEFDLLLFFISNKNRVVTKESIAEHLWGDEMDMADSFDFIYSHIKNLRKKIIDAGGDDYLKSVYGMGYKFSAQ; from the coding sequence GTGAAAATTCTTTTGGTCGAAGATGAAGTTTCCCTCGGAGATTCCATAATTACTTTCCTGAAGAAGGAAGGGCATCTCTGTGAGTGGGTGAAAAATTTTAATGCGGGCGATGAAAAAGTTTCGCTCTATCAATACGACTGCGCGCTCATTGACATCGGCTTGCCGGGTGGAAGCGGCCTGGATATTGTAAAAGCACTGAAGAAAAATAATCCAAAAACGGGAATCATCATTGTCTCCGCAAAAAATTCGCTCGATGATAAAATAACAGGATTGGATTTAGGCGCGGATGATTACATCACCAAACCATTTCATTTTGCCGAATTAAATTCACGCCTGAATTCCGTTCTGCGCAGAAGAAATTTTGAGGGGAATAAGGAAATTGTTTTTGAAAAAATAAAAATCATTCCCGACAAGCAGGAAGTTTCTGTAAATGGGAAAAATATTTCACTCACTAAAAAAGAATTTGATTTGCTTTTATTTTTTATTTCTAACAAAAACCGCGTGGTCACAAAAGAATCCATTGCCGAACATCTCTGGGGAGATGAAATGGACATGGCGGATTCATTTGACTTTATTTATTCGCACATAAAAAATCTCCGCAAAAAAATTATAGACGCAGGCGGAGATGATTATCTGAAATCGGTATACGGAATGGGATATAAATTTTCTGCTCAATGA
- a CDS encoding F0F1 ATP synthase subunit alpha: MAEVKPAEVSNILRQQLAGFKSEAELEEVGTVLQVGDGIARIYGLTKVQSGELVEFENGLKAVVLNLEEDNVGAVLLGNAEVKEGDVVKRTRKIASINVSEKMLGRVVDTLGNPIDGKGPIEGPFYEMPIERKAPGVIFRQPVNEPLQTGIKPIDAMIPIGRGQRELIIGDRQTGKTAVAIDTIINQKEFYEKGKPVFCIYVAISQKGSTVANIQRTLEENGAMAYTVIVSATASDPAPMQFFAPMAGAAIGEYFRDTGRPALIVYDDLSKQAVAYREVSLLLRRPPGREAYPGDVFYLHSRLLERAARIISSDEIAKNMNDLPVSLKSKVKGGGSLTALPIIETQAGDVSAYIPTNVISITDGQIFLEANLFNAGIRPAINVGISVSRVGGNAQIKSMKKVAGTLKLDQAQYRELEAFSKFGSDLDASTKAVLDKGARNVEILKQPQFSPMTVEKQIAIIYCGTKGLLRDVPVNKVKEFEADFLAYLEAKHKNILDELRAGKLTDEITGTLESAAKDVSLRYAPKKETAKRI, translated from the coding sequence ATGGCCGAGGTTAAACCAGCAGAAGTATCAAACATTCTAAGGCAGCAATTAGCCGGATTCAAATCCGAAGCAGAACTCGAAGAAGTGGGAACCGTGCTGCAAGTAGGTGACGGCATCGCGCGCATTTACGGCTTAACAAAAGTTCAGTCGGGAGAACTTGTGGAATTTGAAAACGGATTAAAAGCTGTCGTGCTCAATCTGGAAGAAGACAACGTAGGAGCCGTGCTTCTCGGAAATGCGGAAGTAAAAGAAGGCGATGTGGTAAAGCGCACGCGCAAAATTGCAAGCATCAACGTGAGTGAAAAAATGCTCGGCAGAGTTGTGGACACACTCGGAAATCCCATAGACGGAAAAGGGCCGATTGAAGGTCCGTTTTATGAAATGCCAATTGAGAGAAAAGCACCCGGAGTAATTTTCCGCCAGCCGGTGAACGAGCCGCTTCAAACCGGAATCAAACCGATTGACGCAATGATTCCAATCGGACGCGGACAGCGCGAATTAATTATCGGTGACCGGCAAACAGGAAAAACTGCTGTTGCGATTGATACGATTATCAACCAAAAAGAATTTTACGAAAAAGGCAAGCCCGTATTTTGCATTTACGTTGCCATAAGTCAGAAAGGTTCCACCGTTGCAAACATCCAGCGCACGCTGGAAGAAAACGGAGCGATGGCTTACACGGTAATTGTTTCTGCAACCGCATCCGACCCCGCACCAATGCAATTTTTTGCACCGATGGCGGGCGCGGCAATCGGAGAATATTTCCGCGATACCGGACGACCTGCGCTGATTGTCTATGATGATTTGTCGAAGCAGGCAGTGGCTTACCGCGAAGTTTCTCTTCTGCTGCGCAGACCTCCCGGACGCGAAGCATATCCGGGAGATGTATTTTATCTTCACTCGCGTTTGCTCGAGCGCGCGGCAAGAATTATTTCTTCCGATGAAATTGCAAAAAATATGAATGACCTTCCTGTATCTTTAAAATCGAAAGTGAAAGGTGGAGGTTCGCTCACTGCGCTTCCGATTATTGAAACACAGGCGGGTGACGTATCGGCTTACATTCCTACAAATGTGATTTCAATTACTGACGGGCAAATTTTTCTCGAAGCGAATTTATTTAACGCGGGAATTCGTCCAGCCATCAACGTGGGAATTTCGGTTTCGCGCGTAGGAGGAAATGCGCAAATTAAATCCATGAAAAAAGTTGCCGGAACTTTGAAACTCGACCAGGCGCAGTACCGCGAACTCGAAGCATTCTCCAAATTCGGTTCAGACCTTGACGCATCCACCAAAGCCGTTCTCGACAAAGGCGCGCGCAACGTGGAAATTCTCAAGCAGCCGCAGTTTTCTCCTATGACGGTTGAAAAACAAATTGCAATTATTTATTGCGGAACAAAAGGATTGCTGCGCGATGTGCCGGTGAACAAAGTAAAAGAATTTGAAGCAGATTTTCTTGCTTACCTCGAAGCGAAACATAAAAATATTCTGGATGAACTCCGTGCCGGAAAACTTACGGATGAAATCACCGGCACGCTTGAAAGCGCTGCAAAAGATGTTTCGCTCAGGTATGCTCCGAAAAAAGAAACTGCAAAGCGAATTTGA
- the atpH gene encoding ATP synthase F1 subunit delta codes for MKGTRASTRYAKSLADLATEQGVLDKVYADMILIDKICKASHELSLFLRNPIIKTDKKEKILKQIFSGKISKLTELFINLLTEKRRESFLESIAESFVDQYKERKKILTAIITTADGLDEDLRKKVLQLVKSSAYSEVELVEKTDKNIIGGFALQVGDKRVDASIAKQVRKLAMAFTENPYIKEY; via the coding sequence ATGAAAGGAACACGCGCATCCACCCGCTATGCAAAATCCCTCGCTGACCTTGCCACCGAGCAAGGCGTGCTGGATAAAGTGTATGCCGATATGATTCTCATAGACAAAATCTGTAAAGCAAGCCACGAACTTTCTCTCTTCCTGAGAAACCCGATTATTAAAACCGACAAGAAGGAAAAAATACTGAAACAAATTTTCAGCGGAAAAATTTCCAAACTCACGGAACTATTCATTAATCTTCTCACGGAAAAAAGAAGAGAATCATTTCTTGAATCCATTGCCGAATCTTTTGTTGACCAGTATAAAGAGCGCAAAAAAATTCTCACTGCAATCATTACAACCGCAGACGGGCTTGATGAAGATTTAAGAAAAAAAGTTTTGCAGCTGGTGAAAAGCAGCGCCTATTCCGAAGTTGAACTCGTGGAAAAAACCGACAAGAATATCATAGGAGGATTCGCCTTGCAGGTGGGTGACAAAAGAGTAGATGCAAGCATTGCAAAGCAAGTTCGAAAACTCGCTATGGCATTCACAGAAAATCCTTACATTAAAGAATATTAA
- a CDS encoding F0F1 ATP synthase subunit B, translating into MELIKPAIGLIFWLCLTFFIVLFILKRFAWKPILKALKDREDSIQNALDTAKKAREEMASLKADNERIIAEAKIERDTILKEAREIKDKLIAEAKERAGKEAEKITATARENIQNEKMAAITELKNQVAHLSIEIAEKILKQELAEKDKQKTVINNLLQEVKMN; encoded by the coding sequence ATGGAATTAATTAAACCTGCCATCGGATTAATTTTCTGGCTCTGCCTCACGTTCTTCATCGTGCTTTTCATTCTGAAAAGATTCGCGTGGAAGCCGATTCTGAAAGCGCTGAAGGACAGAGAAGATTCTATTCAGAATGCGCTCGACACAGCAAAGAAAGCCCGGGAAGAAATGGCGTCTCTGAAAGCCGACAACGAGCGAATCATTGCAGAAGCAAAAATTGAACGCGACACTATTCTGAAAGAAGCGCGCGAAATCAAAGACAAATTAATTGCCGAAGCGAAAGAACGCGCTGGCAAAGAAGCGGAAAAAATTACTGCTACTGCGCGCGAGAATATTCAGAATGAAAAAATGGCCGCGATTACTGAATTGAAAAATCAAGTCGCACATCTTTCCATTGAGATTGCAGAAAAAATTCTGAAGCAGGAACTCGCAGAAAAAGATAAACAGAAAACAGTAATTAATAATTTACTGCAGGAAGTGAAGATGAATTGA
- the atpE gene encoding ATP synthase F0 subunit C, translated as MFLSVLLDTVASGANIGIGYGAAAIGAGLAAAGGGIGIGVIGGNALQSIARQPDLMGDIRSNMILTIAFVEGTAFFGMVIGLLVLFIK; from the coding sequence ATGTTTTTATCAGTTTTGTTAGACACAGTAGCATCGGGCGCAAACATCGGAATCGGTTATGGTGCAGCCGCCATCGGAGCCGGGCTCGCAGCCGCAGGAGGCGGAATCGGAATCGGAGTCATCGGAGGAAACGCGCTTCAGTCCATCGCGCGCCAGCCCGATTTGATGGGCGACATCCGTTCGAACATGATTCTCACCATTGCATTCGTGGAAGGAACCGCCTTCTTCGGAATGGTGATTGGACTGCTCGTGCTTTTCATAAAATAA
- the atpB gene encoding F0F1 ATP synthase subunit A, translated as MPCKIKIIFLFLGIILSSNFIFASYEKSSEKFDAGKLIVGHIADAHEWHLWGETKIFLPVIIYSQKKGISVFSSKHFEEGNGIYNGYKMNGHEIAAVNDDGSINEEATKKIWDLSITKNVLSMFVGVAILLLIMISIARRYSRNPNVPPKGLQSWLEPIIVFIIDDVIKPGIGEKHYRRFVPFLLTVFFFILINNMLGQIPIFPGGANFTGNIACTMTLAVIVFIIQMFNTKKYYWRHIFAMPGVPGWVLPLITFIEVLGIFLKPFVLMVRLFANMLAGHMVILSFISLIFIFGELNQWLGWGVSILSMAFSVFVSMLELLVAFIQAYVFTLLSSIYFGMALEEDHHHSEEHA; from the coding sequence ATGCCTTGTAAAATAAAAATAATTTTTCTTTTTTTAGGAATTATCCTATCCTCCAATTTTATTTTTGCATCTTACGAAAAATCTTCTGAAAAATTTGACGCGGGAAAACTCATTGTTGGCCACATTGCCGATGCGCACGAATGGCATTTGTGGGGTGAAACAAAAATTTTTCTCCCGGTAATAATTTACTCCCAGAAAAAAGGTATTTCGGTTTTTTCATCCAAGCATTTTGAAGAAGGAAACGGAATTTACAACGGCTATAAAATGAACGGCCATGAAATTGCTGCCGTGAATGACGATGGAAGCATTAACGAAGAAGCCACAAAAAAAATCTGGGATTTATCCATCACCAAAAATGTTCTTTCCATGTTTGTGGGAGTTGCCATTCTGCTTTTAATTATGATTTCCATCGCGCGCAGGTATTCACGCAATCCAAATGTTCCGCCAAAAGGTTTGCAAAGCTGGCTCGAGCCCATTATTGTTTTCATCATTGACGATGTCATCAAGCCGGGCATTGGCGAAAAACACTACCGCAGGTTTGTTCCCTTTCTGCTCACGGTTTTCTTTTTCATCTTGATAAATAATATGCTCGGGCAGATTCCGATTTTTCCCGGAGGCGCAAACTTCACCGGCAACATTGCCTGCACCATGACACTCGCAGTAATTGTTTTCATCATTCAGATGTTCAACACAAAAAAATATTACTGGCGCCACATTTTTGCAATGCCCGGAGTTCCCGGCTGGGTTTTGCCGCTCATCACTTTCATTGAAGTGCTCGGAATTTTTCTCAAGCCGTTTGTGCTCATGGTGCGGTTGTTCGCCAACATGCTTGCCGGCCACATGGTGATTTTATCTTTCATCAGTTTGATTTTTATTTTTGGCGAACTCAATCAATGGCTCGGATGGGGAGTTTCAATTTTGTCTATGGCGTTCAGCGTTTTTGTAAGTATGCTTGAACTTTTAGTTGCTTTCATTCAAGCATATGTTTTCACTTTGCTCTCGTCCATTTATTTCGGAATGGCGCTCGAAGAAGACCATCATCATAGCGAAGAGCATGCATAA
- a CDS encoding GHKL domain-containing protein: MQRTINNFIRSRFFLLACAVISFALAFFISGKEKADYSSTAERFEKILEQKETHAKKELNELGEKTKTWSYEKIFSEKPGYYENLFDKEGLEFLIFENDTLRFWTDNMVAVDNHLSHTNFNEKIVKLPNGWFHVEKISSGKKDLFALILLKHQYNYQNKYLVNEFQQDFNLSSDVEVQIDKEKITQNNPKNSLSGDVYEGENYLFTLVFPSSSTVNPFTFFFAIILNLLGLIFSLWFLQSEENSLAEKIGKGWSFLLLTATLIVLRYLSIEIHFPQIFYETKLFSPELYGDAEYFWLGSLGDLLLNSILIFYLSFYFFRDVELSFYKSKFLITFFLLLIVFFFSRIINYIFSSLIINSSISFTLSDFFSQNIFTYLSLLVLGFLFISYFLLLDKISGIISSFTSEKNKLNVIIFSSIIFFIVVSHLLGTVDLILVLWSPLLFLIILWMKRRNFSYPFSVIVILLFIISFFSAHMVLKFSEEKENENRKNFSQKLSAEQDPLAEHLFAEAEMRISSDTSLINILRHPYLKGKSEAVLPLSKAEEFKRKLVSKYFSGYWEKYEIRVSVFDTSCLPLVQTSLPSRDNLSFFEEEIASQGISTESKNLFYLSNSFAHLSYLAHLPLVQNKNSSSRIADLFIEFDSRNVSEETGFPELMLDRKLGITPDLLDYSYAKYKNGKLISYHGKFPYSLSAENSLPDSSGENFPRYNFFEKDNYSHLLYMPDENSLVVISKINSGRVAVATTFSYLFAFFSLLLLILFLLRILFFERNFHIHSFRSRIQYVLVSMVLFSLLFFGGGTTYYIKKQYERQMRQNVREKMESSLVEGMQELGDEKELSPTKSDFFSYILKRMSNIFLTDITLYNKEGNLIGSSQMKMFDEGLMSRKMCPESYYRLALKQNIDFIHDEKIGNLNYLSAYCAFRNAKGDLLGYLNIPYFARQSELEKEIASVLGAIINIYVLLFVISVMLALFISEYFTKPLKLIQEKLSKVKLGKTSEPIEWKSQDEIGSLVNEYNRMIEELQRSAELLAKSERESAWREMAKQVAHEIKNPLTPMKLSIQHLQRTWKNNDDDKDKKIERITETLIEQIETLSTIASEFSNFAKMPVSVSEKINLKNILENSIALFKDSTDTEFTFESSVSDAIIYADKEQMLRVFNNLLKNALQAIPENQQGKIDVLLSKKENSVLIKIKDNGTGIDGDKANKIFTPNFTTKTGGMGLGLAMTKSIIETFSGKIWFETSRAKGTTFFVSLPEYKDIY; this comes from the coding sequence ATGCAACGTACCATAAATAATTTCATCCGGAGCAGATTTTTTTTGCTTGCCTGCGCTGTGATTAGTTTTGCGCTGGCATTTTTTATTTCCGGGAAAGAAAAAGCAGATTATTCTTCAACGGCAGAACGATTTGAAAAAATTCTGGAACAAAAAGAAACGCACGCAAAAAAAGAGTTGAACGAACTTGGAGAGAAAACAAAAACCTGGTCGTATGAAAAAATTTTCAGCGAAAAGCCGGGCTACTATGAAAATCTTTTTGACAAAGAAGGATTGGAGTTTTTGATTTTTGAAAATGACACGCTGCGTTTCTGGACGGATAACATGGTGGCGGTGGATAATCATCTCTCGCATACTAATTTCAACGAGAAAATTGTAAAACTTCCAAACGGCTGGTTTCACGTAGAAAAAATTTCGTCCGGAAAAAAAGATTTGTTCGCGCTGATTTTGCTGAAGCATCAATACAATTACCAGAATAAATATTTGGTAAATGAATTCCAACAGGATTTTAATTTAAGTTCTGATGTAGAAGTACAAATTGATAAAGAAAAAATCACACAGAATAATCCGAAAAACAGTTTAAGCGGGGATGTTTATGAAGGAGAAAATTATTTATTTACACTGGTTTTTCCTTCGTCAAGCACGGTCAATCCGTTTACTTTTTTTTTCGCTATTATTCTGAATCTTCTTGGATTAATTTTTTCTCTTTGGTTTTTGCAATCAGAAGAAAATTCCCTTGCTGAAAAAATCGGCAAGGGCTGGTCTTTTCTTCTGCTAACGGCTACGCTGATTGTACTTCGTTATCTCTCTATTGAAATTCATTTCCCACAAATTTTTTACGAGACAAAATTATTTTCTCCCGAACTCTATGGCGATGCGGAATATTTCTGGCTCGGCTCGCTGGGAGATTTACTGCTCAACTCCATTTTGATTTTTTATCTTTCGTTTTATTTTTTCAGGGATGTAGAGCTGAGTTTTTACAAATCAAAATTCCTTATTACTTTTTTTCTTTTGTTGATTGTTTTCTTCTTCTCAAGAATCATCAATTATATTTTCTCCAGCTTAATTATTAATTCAAGCATTTCTTTCACCCTTAGCGATTTTTTCAGCCAGAATATTTTTACTTATCTCTCCCTGCTTGTTCTGGGTTTTCTTTTTATTTCCTATTTTCTTCTCCTTGATAAAATTTCTGGCATCATTTCTTCGTTCACTTCTGAAAAAAATAAATTAAATGTTATTATTTTTTCATCTATTATTTTTTTTATTGTAGTTTCTCATTTGCTCGGCACGGTTGATTTAATTCTTGTACTCTGGTCGCCTTTGCTCTTCCTTATTATACTATGGATGAAGCGTAGAAATTTTTCCTACCCTTTTTCTGTAATTGTCATTTTGCTTTTCATCATTTCATTTTTCTCCGCGCATATGGTTCTTAAATTTTCGGAAGAAAAAGAAAATGAGAACCGAAAAAATTTTTCGCAAAAACTTTCTGCTGAGCAGGATCCGCTTGCCGAACATCTTTTTGCCGAAGCAGAAATGAGAATCAGCAGCGATACTTCACTGATCAATATTCTTCGCCATCCCTATCTGAAAGGAAAATCGGAAGCGGTTCTTCCGTTGAGCAAAGCGGAAGAGTTCAAGCGAAAACTTGTTTCAAAATATTTCAGCGGCTACTGGGAAAAATACGAAATCCGCGTTTCGGTTTTTGATACCAGCTGCCTGCCGCTGGTTCAAACTTCGCTGCCAAGCAGGGATAATCTTAGTTTTTTTGAAGAAGAAATTGCTTCGCAGGGAATTTCTACCGAGAGCAAAAATTTATTTTACCTCTCAAATTCTTTCGCACATCTGAGTTACCTAGCGCACCTGCCGCTGGTGCAGAATAAAAATTCTTCTTCACGCATAGCGGATTTGTTCATTGAATTTGATTCGAGAAATGTTTCGGAAGAAACCGGTTTTCCCGAACTCATGCTCGACCGCAAACTCGGCATCACTCCTGATTTGCTCGATTATTCCTATGCAAAATATAAAAACGGAAAACTGATTTCTTATCACGGAAAATTTCCGTACAGTTTGTCTGCAGAAAATTCTTTGCCTGATTCTTCCGGAGAAAATTTTCCGCGTTATAATTTTTTCGAGAAAGATAATTATAGCCATCTTTTATATATGCCTGATGAAAATTCGCTCGTGGTCATCAGCAAAATTAACAGCGGGCGGGTAGCAGTAGCAACAACTTTTTCTTATCTCTTTGCTTTTTTCAGTTTGCTTCTGCTGATTTTATTTTTGCTGCGAATACTTTTCTTCGAAAGAAATTTTCACATCCACTCTTTTCGCAGCCGCATTCAGTATGTGCTTGTCTCAATGGTTTTGTTTTCACTTTTATTTTTCGGAGGGGGAACAACTTATTACATTAAGAAACAATACGAGCGGCAGATGCGGCAGAATGTCCGCGAGAAAATGGAATCATCACTTGTGGAAGGAATGCAGGAACTCGGAGACGAAAAAGAACTCAGCCCGACCAAGTCGGATTTTTTCTCTTACATATTGAAGCGCATGTCAAATATTTTTCTCACGGACATTACGCTGTATAATAAGGAAGGAAATTTAATCGGCTCATCGCAAATGAAAATGTTTGATGAAGGATTAATGTCGCGCAAAATGTGCCCCGAATCATATTACCGCCTTGCGCTGAAACAAAATATTGATTTCATTCACGATGAAAAAATCGGGAACCTGAATTATCTTTCTGCTTACTGCGCGTTCAGAAATGCAAAAGGAGATTTGCTCGGCTACCTGAACATTCCGTATTTCGCCCGGCAGAGTGAACTCGAAAAAGAAATTGCATCGGTGCTCGGGGCGATTATCAATATTTATGTTTTGCTTTTTGTGATTTCGGTGATGCTCGCACTTTTCATTTCGGAATATTTCACCAAGCCGCTCAAACTTATTCAGGAAAAACTTTCGAAAGTGAAACTCGGAAAAACCAGCGAGCCGATTGAATGGAAATCGCAGGATGAAATCGGAAGTTTGGTGAATGAATACAACCGAATGATTGAAGAACTTCAGAGGAGCGCTGAGCTGCTTGCAAAATCGGAAAGGGAATCTGCGTGGCGCGAAATGGCAAAACAAGTAGCGCACGAAATAAAAAATCCGCTCACTCCTATGAAACTTTCCATTCAACATTTGCAGCGCACATGGAAAAACAATGACGATGACAAAGACAAAAAAATTGAGCGCATCACCGAAACGCTGATTGAACAGATTGAAACGCTCTCAACTATTGCCAGCGAGTTTTCCAATTTTGCCAAGATGCCTGTGAGCGTGAGCGAAAAAATAAATCTGAAAAATATTTTAGAAAATTCAATTGCGCTGTTCAAAGATTCCACCGATACTGAATTTACTTTTGAATCTTCGGTAAGCGATGCCATCATTTATGCGGATAAGGAACAAATGCTCCGCGTGTTCAACAATCTTTTGAAAAATGCGCTGCAGGCAATTCCCGAAAATCAGCAGGGGAAAATTGATGTGTTGCTTTCTAAAAAAGAAAATTCTGTCCTTATAAAAATAAAAGACAACGGCACCGGTATTGACGGAGACAAAGCAAATAAAATTTTCACTCCGAACTTCACAACAAAAACAGGAGGAATGGGTTTGGGTTTGGCAATGACAAAAAGCATCATAGAAACCTTCAGCGGAAAAATCTGGTTTGAAACTTCACGCGCAAAGGGAACAACTTTTTTTGTTTCACTGCCTGAGTATAAAGACATCTACTAA
- a CDS encoding cobalamin B12-binding domain-containing protein: MRPIRVLVAKVGLDGHDRGAKVIASFLRDAGMEVIYTGLRQTAEMVVNSALQEDVDVIGISILSGAHMTVFPKVFSLMKEKKLNDVLLTGGGIIPDKDMKKLNELGIGKLFPPGTDTKEIVSYITDWVKVNRKF, translated from the coding sequence ATGAGACCGATACGTGTTCTTGTTGCAAAAGTTGGATTAGACGGCCACGACCGCGGTGCGAAAGTGATTGCATCTTTTCTGCGCGATGCGGGAATGGAAGTGATTTACACCGGCCTTCGCCAAACTGCTGAAATGGTAGTGAACTCCGCCTTGCAGGAAGATGTGGATGTAATCGGCATCAGCATTCTCTCAGGCGCACACATGACAGTTTTTCCAAAAGTTTTTTCCCTGATGAAAGAAAAAAAGTTGAACGATGTGCTTCTCACAGGCGGAGGAATTATTCCCGACAAAGACATGAAAAAATTAAATGAACTTGGAATAGGAAAACTTTTTCCTCCGGGAACAGACACGAAAGAGATTGTGAGTTACATTACGGATTGGGTGAAAGTGAACAGAAAATTTTAA
- the rsgA gene encoding ribosome small subunit-dependent GTPase A: MFGTVIKSTGNWYSVLADNGQKINCRIKGRLRINGFKSTNPIAVGDKVIFEIEPDGNGSISKVEERKNCIIRKSKNLSKQSHILAANVDQAMLVVTLAIPKTSFGFIDRFLATAEAYRIPSILIFNKADVFESDEVMKKDLEDTMNIYEKIGYQCFSVSSLEMKKEAKKKIISLLQDKTTLLSGHSGVGKSTFINAIEPTLDLKTQELSDAHLKGMHTTTFTEMFPLSFGGFIIDTPGIKEFSVINFDKHEVYHFFPEIFKKASECKFNTCLHMSEPKCAVIEAVERGEIALSRYHSYLSIMNGEEVIKEYND; encoded by the coding sequence ATGTTTGGTACCGTTATTAAATCTACGGGCAACTGGTATTCTGTTCTTGCTGATAATGGACAAAAAATAAATTGCCGCATCAAAGGGCGTTTGCGCATTAACGGTTTCAAAAGCACGAATCCCATTGCGGTGGGCGATAAAGTTATTTTTGAAATTGAACCGGATGGAAATGGAAGCATCAGCAAGGTTGAAGAAAGAAAAAACTGCATCATCCGCAAATCAAAAAACCTCAGCAAGCAATCACATATCCTCGCAGCGAATGTTGACCAGGCAATGCTCGTTGTAACACTTGCCATTCCGAAAACTTCTTTCGGTTTCATAGATAGATTTCTTGCCACAGCGGAAGCGTACCGCATTCCTTCCATTTTAATTTTTAACAAAGCAGATGTTTTTGAAAGTGATGAAGTGATGAAAAAAGATTTGGAAGACACAATGAATATCTATGAAAAAATCGGCTATCAGTGTTTCAGCGTTTCCTCATTGGAAATGAAAAAAGAGGCGAAAAAAAAAATTATTTCTCTGCTGCAAGATAAAACCACTTTGCTGAGCGGGCATTCAGGAGTTGGCAAATCCACTTTCATCAATGCGATTGAACCAACGCTGGATTTAAAAACGCAGGAACTTTCGGATGCGCACTTGAAGGGAATGCACACGACCACTTTCACAGAAATGTTTCCGCTTTCGTTTGGCGGATTTATTATTGACACGCCCGGCATAAAAGAATTCAGCGTAATCAATTTTGACAAACATGAAGTGTATCATTTCTTCCCCGAGATTTTCAAAAAAGCGAGTGAGTGCAAATTCAATACTTGTCTTCACATGAGCGAACCCAAATGCGCGGTGATCGAAGCGGTAGAACGCGGAGAAATTGCTCTTTCACGTTATCATTCTTATTTAAGTATTATGAACGGAGAAGAAGTGATTAAAGAATACAATGACTAA
- a CDS encoding D-tyrosyl-tRNA(Tyr) deacylase, with the protein MRAVIQRVSKASVSIEEKIKSSIENGLLILLGIEDADTNEDIEWLSAKISNLRIFNDANVVMNFSVKEINGEVLVVSQFTLYASTKKGNRPSYIRASKPERAIPLYEKFILQMEKEIGKKIFTGEFGSNMKVELLNDGPVTIIIDTKNRE; encoded by the coding sequence ATGAGAGCAGTTATTCAAAGAGTTTCCAAAGCATCAGTTTCTATAGAAGAAAAAATAAAATCTTCAATTGAAAATGGTTTGTTGATTCTTTTAGGAATTGAAGATGCAGATACAAATGAAGATATTGAATGGCTCTCTGCAAAAATTTCCAACCTGAGAATTTTTAATGATGCAAACGTAGTGATGAATTTTTCTGTGAAAGAAATTAACGGAGAAGTTTTGGTTGTTTCGCAATTCACGCTTTATGCTTCCACAAAAAAAGGAAACCGACCTTCTTACATCCGAGCTTCAAAACCTGAAAGAGCAATTCCTCTCTATGAAAAATTTATTCTACAAATGGAAAAAGAAATTGGAAAGAAAATTTTTACAGGAGAATTTGGCTCGAATATGAAAGTTGAATTGCTGAATGACGGTCCGGTAACAATAATCATTGATACAAAAAATCGCGAGTAA